In the Clostridium sporogenes genome, one interval contains:
- a CDS encoding endonuclease MutS2 has product MKDKSIKVLEFNKIQEILKNYTSTKAGKDIIEDLKPYDSMYEVREHLEETKEAFKLLVTKGAPPFEGVYDIRSGISLAEKGSTLFPGQLLKIAAVLRCARRFKEYVSHKEEEESYRVLEDICEGIFSLPKLEDEIFNAIEGEDEVADKASSTLYNIRRSLKEKNYSVRDKINSLVRSYSSYLQENIYTVRGDRYVLPVKSEHKGAVPGLVHDQSSTGATLFIEPMSLVNLNNEIKELMLKEKAEIERILSVLSAKINTNITGVKTDANIVWELDFIFAKAKFASEYNCTCPTINDEGIVDIIEGRHPLIDRREVVPISVQLGEEFTSLMITGPNTGGKTVTLKTVGLIHLMAMSGLMIPARENSVISYFSNVFADIGDEQSIEQSLSTFSSHMKNIVEIMDKADENSLVLFDELGAGTDPTEGAALAISILENLRKRGSKIIATTHYSELKAYALRKEGVENASVEFDVETLRPTYRLLIGIPGKSNAFEISKRLGLPDYIIDFARENISNENIKFEELIQDLQEKSIKAQEDARLAENLKLEREKVKNKYEERLEGLQKVRDNALIDARREAKNIIREAKEEADKILKDIRQLERMGYSSDARRKLEEERKKLKDKLESIEEKEIKKVHKGEALKTVKEGDEVLLASINQKVIVLSKSDNKGDVLVQAGIMKITANIKDLRAVGGSNSNNNSPKVKKSKKINLNLRRVESSVDLRGMDSEEAIYTVDKYLDEAYLGGLGEVTIVHGKGTGVLRKTIMDMLKGHPHVKRHRLGEYGEGGTGVTVVELK; this is encoded by the coding sequence GTGAAAGATAAATCCATTAAGGTTTTAGAATTTAATAAAATACAAGAAATTTTAAAAAATTATACATCTACAAAAGCTGGAAAAGATATAATAGAAGATTTAAAACCTTATGATAGTATGTATGAGGTGAGAGAACACTTAGAAGAAACAAAGGAGGCTTTTAAATTATTAGTTACAAAGGGAGCCCCGCCTTTTGAGGGAGTCTATGATATAAGAAGTGGCATTTCTTTAGCAGAAAAAGGATCCACACTATTTCCAGGACAACTTTTAAAAATAGCTGCAGTTTTAAGATGTGCAAGAAGATTTAAAGAATATGTAAGCCATAAAGAAGAAGAGGAAAGTTATAGAGTTTTAGAGGATATATGTGAAGGTATTTTTTCTCTACCTAAACTAGAAGATGAAATATTTAATGCTATAGAAGGGGAAGATGAAGTAGCAGATAAAGCAAGTTCTACCCTTTACAATATAAGAAGATCTTTAAAAGAAAAAAATTATTCTGTAAGAGATAAAATAAACTCATTAGTTAGAAGTTATTCCTCCTATCTTCAAGAAAATATATATACAGTTAGAGGAGATAGATATGTTTTACCAGTAAAGTCAGAACATAAAGGAGCTGTACCAGGTCTTGTACATGATCAAAGTTCTACAGGGGCTACTCTTTTTATAGAACCTATGAGTTTAGTTAATTTAAATAATGAAATAAAAGAACTTATGTTAAAAGAAAAGGCAGAAATAGAAAGAATATTAAGTGTCCTATCTGCTAAAATAAATACTAATATAACTGGAGTAAAGACAGATGCGAATATAGTATGGGAGTTAGATTTTATATTTGCTAAAGCCAAGTTTGCTAGTGAATATAATTGTACTTGTCCAACTATTAATGATGAAGGTATTGTGGACATTATAGAAGGAAGACACCCTCTTATAGATAGAAGAGAAGTAGTACCTATAAGTGTTCAATTAGGAGAAGAGTTTACATCATTAATGATAACAGGACCTAATACAGGTGGAAAAACTGTAACTTTAAAGACTGTAGGATTAATACATTTAATGGCAATGAGTGGTCTTATGATTCCGGCTAGAGAAAATTCGGTAATAAGCTATTTCAGTAATGTTTTTGCAGATATAGGAGATGAGCAAAGTATAGAACAAAGTTTATCAACTTTTTCATCTCATATGAAAAATATAGTGGAAATTATGGATAAAGCAGATGAAAATTCTTTAGTTTTATTTGATGAGTTAGGAGCAGGAACAGATCCAACAGAAGGAGCCGCTTTAGCTATTTCTATATTAGAAAATTTAAGAAAAAGAGGATCTAAGATAATTGCTACAACTCATTATAGCGAATTAAAAGCATATGCCTTAAGAAAAGAAGGGGTAGAAAATGCCTCTGTTGAGTTTGATGTTGAAACTTTAAGACCTACTTATAGATTATTAATAGGTATACCAGGTAAATCAAATGCTTTTGAAATATCTAAAAGATTGGGATTGCCAGATTATATTATAGATTTTGCCAGAGAAAATATATCTAATGAAAATATAAAATTTGAAGAATTAATTCAAGATTTACAAGAAAAGAGTATAAAAGCTCAAGAGGATGCAAGACTTGCAGAAAATCTAAAATTGGAAAGAGAAAAAGTAAAAAATAAATATGAAGAAAGATTAGAAGGACTTCAAAAGGTTAGAGATAATGCTTTGATAGATGCAAGAAGGGAAGCAAAGAATATAATAAGAGAAGCAAAAGAAGAGGCAGATAAAATATTAAAGGATATAAGACAATTAGAAAGAATGGGTTATTCTTCAGATGCAAGACGAAAATTAGAAGAAGAAAGGAAAAAATTAAAAGATAAATTAGAATCTATTGAAGAAAAGGAAATTAAAAAAGTTCATAAAGGAGAAGCTTTAAAGACTGTAAAAGAAGGAGATGAAGTTCTTTTAGCTTCAATAAATCAAAAAGTAATAGTTTTATCAAAATCAGATAATAAAGGAGATGTATTAGTTCAAGCTGGAATTATGAAAATAACAGCTAATATTAAAGATTTAAGAGCTGTAGGTGGAAGTAATTCAAACAATAATTCGCCAAAAGTAAAAAAATCTAAAAAGATTAATTTGAATTTAAGAAGGGTAGAATCTTCTGTGGATCTTAGAGGAATGGATTCAGAAGAAGCTATATATACTGTAGATAAGTATTTAGATGAAGCTTATTTAGGTGGATTAGGAGAAGTTACTATAGTGCATGGTAAAGGTACAGGAGTTTTGAGAAAAACAATTATGGATATGCTAAAGGGGCATCCTCATGTTAAGAGACATAGATTAGGTGAATATGGTGAAGGTGGTACTGGGGTTACAGTAGTAGAGTTAAAGTAG